A single genomic interval of Festucalex cinctus isolate MCC-2025b chromosome 16, RoL_Fcin_1.0, whole genome shotgun sequence harbors:
- the LOC144003176 gene encoding uncharacterized protein LOC144003176 isoform X2 produces the protein MSHPLYNPYAPQRRQTESDPHSLSFVGLGPSLSSPAGRSQASDRQAIPSLLANYRPQQRAQTNDDIPALDQDARRQIPSLVPNYRSQIRAQTNEDITAFDQDSRRQEFLSPGTSASSYQNINRHFDGSGGSVNRLSNYGRAAVDDTSTSYYQPSTSGGRSLFGASGEDDCDRRSIPRRDYGKPDVAKSEPAQPKYTSETAANILVHFGLEKDDLEHLISYPEDQITPANLPFILRQIRIQKAKKASDADRPKPFTEIAPTRGGSASGDSWRGPGLTGMERKDTPSPLLQSSKVIDYGHTSKYVGRLEEDVENRSKRAEGDNSLTMDSLDRRSRGQEPVQQAGSSATQTPSSRDQEELLTSFFRSILKSSPPKSHDPVKPAATSVQSAFPTYSLPRKDTGGQSRDIRPQPPKPAAFEVERVQDKPKPTINPQQSAAVLRPVHPTRPGLVVLGRDKAKSSSGDQCKNQAPAVADRAKKLKTPAQQSTIKKGQPLKQESKQKTVEVKKKQQAPKTQVKQPQSAKKKPLLPVPVPAQPAWQQFRHGPTGCPIPSILSIPTTPLFGLNPSTGAVRLPQLLPAQVSASKGLPTTAMMLDYAAATPRVFPHKCSLCNKGCAQMKDWIAHQNTNLHLESCKVLRKRYPKWDGDVLHVREAEKKSKSTQQSQSKKNHRGARSSSRPSSPRRGRSSEIERDKRTRRRTRSRSPHSSRYGNRSRSYSPSPPEYRRSRSRSYERRPPRHSQDGHLSSRRSRERRSSSRRRSSSRRRSSSRRRSISQSHHDRRLSPKRSRERRPSPKRSHEESAAPRKSQQTSVKAERLAKKLLESSAVQSLSKQSDLETMVKTLAPALLAELAKMKSTPSTATVTSTASSSSAANKKSVVAKTTSGLQKASAANTKSVKASVPTFVTLELVQRSLTYDDIVAAVEQYGKTKSVVLFRAKNQAIVCYEKKEDADKLRNSRNLKIKGHPVSILKDTIAATTTKDHPQKTPPAPSKVSKTQTSKSASATPAAQGKAKNAPGKQISKPVKKVVPVKAKIKPTCKVTREAQKAQTSTVNSPGGPAAKKMDTEDKQHSVVKGKEAPQPAKVKVRPQQAVADSKLLPTEDLSDLQAPPKQECTEPMEVDPSLATEEQNHQTVGLQVEPAGGPVPAQVDSSAKHPRELESTAVQQQAKTEAAVVEDATPPQGSEAVLAEHAAPPCGSNQAAIEAVVPSCGSDAALAETSSQRCSEESLNEDAGSSRNAEATVKKDAVPPRGLDAAVKVDAAPPCGSSTEVKKDTAPQCGSSATVKKDGPPMCGSDSAVKMDVAPLCGSDAAAKKDAAPTHATESAVKEDAAPKHGSNGAVKKDAVPPCGSDAAVKKNMAPQCGSNSASKKDSAASCESSAIVKDNPALQSGSNAQVKKEAVPPCGLDAPVKSAAPPCGSGAAVKKDVTPQSGSSAASKKDSAASRESGAIVKDNPAPQSGSNSDVKKGAAPPCGSDTAVKKDVAPHCSSSAASKKDSAASGESGATVKDSVTPSVISDETAKKDVTPQFVSDKIVKKDAATQSGSNAAVKTDAALPCSSDTALKMRATPPCGSEAAVEKNVVPQCGSNTVAKKDAAISCESDATGKNHAAPPCGSGAAAKEDATTSLESEPVVKKEAGHSHGSNTAAKGDVAPPRGSGAVAKGNAPPSQKCNTAAKKDAAPPSGYDASSGLTIGERMKEHLLEDRIACFKTKTCFMQKFLSMGKHQLLITNLPENEHSYCERDVIDVIKPFGFNNVDEDIYIFPQTKMAFVQMMRPQSARDALKAGSNGKLTLKGFKQKLKVRVLGGCVAMWPAGFYKSVMQLMKYETGNHPPRTIYIKNIGPSEAASVREALRKIGGVKNFMPLLNRIFVEFESLIDADRFGVWYFLHNKSPTYQLHRLAVDNIDRPSLPPKHPENAMPDSSVAFAGAAVLTYKYGIPQNTCSPFYLTMRTVPYLFPTISPWFVIPQFLTVSEETNIYEAQLSGAAAVRTIMLTGLPQDHYKHEDVTQLLRPYLTRKDLESLYSDVNVLPLQRRAFVKFNDWNTCCRFVRSHLRKRLSVGGFKISVHFVLQHIFSDRKEENIYASLLGLSNSFVGEVESLAERLICVEISETRRDTISFVLHLVSSHATFVNYLPLAHRIYIEMADSAGVACVVEKSKDFKPRSQRDCNAWVPVKYFASIKNLKRHLDNPKVNLKKENSVEAAPSTAPPATCPPTVLSASPAAPSADSGQPAKPASAPQGEEMADKDDGTKAACSIAEEATAVPEVHDDKENISLKDETLSASTSGGNETLAVGNNNITAKEDIKEEAPPVIEETLVKSDDGLETFDMDEFVTVDEVGDLEDSTSEAPSRSKRPSSHTEPLPASKRTKATASQESKGSAPTSSRSTRSSSRRTRSSGTKSAPPTRTTPKRSHKEAKNTHERGQTLPPTEDKLVTVASEESYQVLDSVGEDQKSLPDEASHKTPDVSGDGGAEPKAAPDQDSVGPVEKNVEEEQTQAVSTPKVDEQENREQNEVTNVEEEDVNKEAMAESCQTNKDAVEEPPSADIDKQETSGANLGKEDTTASGQEEEAEAYQVIDSVEASAENDRRVPEARETRASSRALRGKVRTSSKKQEMYVVVDSLQDGQSSSTTAAGRRRSTRGKTQEPSTKMPATDEPTFHIIDSVEDETGVTARATRGKRGRPTKKDASCENRAQEEKDATRKTPSRTSHESAREKTPIRVEAIIKEEPIYQVLDQVNVLPATRQRGRKGRPKKEVKRMKVEENDTVDEEEAATFQVVDSVEDETGQDLLSTEHARCRPKKEDVTDVTSPVKPEDEEEATYQVVDSLEEDPAEEEKSATDVCGPVNTDEQQTECGDEASKSEKEQEADVKDDEPSQTKSGTPHGKEDDTLPEASALVLDQVSDEEEDFSDDVAEKPAEPKGRAEKEGRRTKSQRQEWNRSRRSRTRRREDKEELVTLDQVVMEEAGKEPAPGSDASEGELALVTVDELVLEQEEATGQHPPGEGDQSEECLNPETLLTLDEIGDEDEDGKSEAVQTSQSTKRKHGDDTEDNTTLVTLDQVGHVEEDVVSCGIEKRHRSASESISTGANPDETEAATSCDASQPPNIHLEAEEAEEEEKEEKAEEEEEEEKAEEEEKAEEEEKAEEEKKAEEEKKAEEEEKAEEEEKAEEEEKAEEEEKAEEDKKAEEEEKKPTGEEEEEAKGEEEKEQPAFAEEPVQSSLQKLGKRTAELISTTAKRSRSESPCGATAFVLPAFKPNNPLGTEFIMPKSGYFCDLCSVFYLKESTAKQAHCSSRKHYDNLKNYYHKHKQNARPTQGSISD, from the exons ATGTCCCATCCCCTGTATAACCCTTATGCGCCCCAAAGAAGACAGACAGAGAGTGACCCCCACAGCCTGTCTTTTGTCGGACTTGGACCCAGCCTCAGCTCGCCTGCAGGTCGATCGCAGGCTTCTGACAGGCAGGCAATTCCTTCACTGTTGGCCAATTATCGGCCCCAACAAAGAGCCCAGACCAACGACGACATCCCGGCTTTAGACCAAGATGCTCGCAGGCAGATTCCTTCGCTGGTGCCCAATTATCGGTCCCAAATAAGAGCCCAGACCAACGAAGACATCACGGCTTTCGACCAAGATTCTCGCAGGCAAGAGTTCCTCTCCCCAGGTACATCAGCAAGCTCTTACCAAAACATCAACAGACACTTTGACGGCAGTGGTGGATCTGTCAATCGTCTGTCAAATTATGGCCGAGCTGCTGTTGATGACACCTCCACCTCTTATTATCAGCCGTCCACATCAGGGGGTCGTTCTTTGTTTGGCGCCTCCGGTGAGGATGATTGCGATCGCCGCTCCATTCCAAGGCGAGATTACGGCAAACCTGATGTGGCCAAATCTGAGCCCGCTCAACCTAAATATACATCCGAGACGGCCGCCAACATTCTCGTGCATTTTGGACTTGAAAAGGACGATTTGGAACATCTTATCTCCTATCCTGAAGATCAGATCACCCCTGCCAACTTGCCTTTCATCTTGCGGCAAATCCGCATTCAGAAGGCCAAGAAGGCCTCGGATGCTGATCGGCCCAAACCGTTCACTGAAATTGCCCCCACCCGAGGTGGCTCTGCTAGTGGGGACAGTTGGAGAGGTCCTGGACTGACGGGGATGGAAAGAAAGGACACACCATCTCCTCTTCTCCAGTCGAGTAAAGTGATTGACTATGGACATACGAGCAAATACGTTGGCAGGTTGGAGGAGGACGTTGAGAACAGATCTAAAAGAGCTGAGGGCGATAATTCGCTGACAATGGACAGTTTGGACAGAAGAAGTCGCGGTCAAGAGCCGGTGCAGCAAGCGGGAAGCAGCGCTACGCAGACACCTTCTTCCCGGGATCAGGAGGAACTTCTTACCTCTTTCTTCAGATCCATTCTGAAATCTAGCCCTCCCAAAAGTCACGACCCGGTCAAACCAGCGGCGACGAGTGTACAGTCAGCGTTCCCCACTTACTCTTTGCCGCGTAAAGACACAGGTGGTCAGAGTCGAGACATCAGACCTCAACCCCCGAAACCCGCTGCTTTTGAAGTTGAACGAGTGCAGGATAAGCCTAAGCCCACCATCAATCCACAACAGTCAGCTGCTGTGCTTCGTCCCGTCCATCCCACCAGACCCGGCCTCGTAGTCCTCGGAAGAGACAAGGCCAAAAGCAGCAGCGGTGACCAGTGTAAGAATCAAGCTCCAGCCGTTGCAGACAGGGCCAAAAAACTCAAGACGCCTGCACAGCAGTCGACTATCAAGAAAGGGCAGCCACTCAAGCAAGAGTCCAAACAGAAGACAGTGGAAGTCAAGAAGAAGCAGCAGGCCCCCAAGACCCAGGTCAAGCAGCCACAGTCAGCAAAAAAGAAGCCACTTCTGCCGGTACCCGTGCCTGCACAGCCGGCGTGGCAGCAGTTCCGACACGGCCCGACCGGTTGCCCCATCCCGAGTATCTTGAGTATACCAACAACTCCGTTGTTTGGCCTGAATCCAAGCACCGGCGCTGTACGTCTCCCGCAACTGCTCCCGGCGCAGGTGTCGGCCTCCAAGGGTTTGCCGACGACAGCCATGATGCTGGACTATGCGGCGGCCACGCCCAGAGTCTTTCCACACAAGTGTTCTCTGTGTAACAAAGGGTGCGCCCAGATGAAG GACTGGATCGCTCACCAGAACACCAACCTTCACCTTGAGAGCTGCAAAGTCCTTCGCAAACG ATATCCAAAATGGGATGGGGACGTGCTGCATGTTCGCGAGGCAGAAAAGAAGTCCAAGTCCACACAACAATCTCAGAGTAAAAAAAACCATCGTGGTGCTCGCTCATCTTCCCGCCCCAGCTCTCCCCGACGCGGTCGCAGCTCTGAGATTGAAAGAGAtaagaggacgaggaggaggactcGATCCCGCTCGCCTCACAGCTCCAGATACGGCAACAG GTCTCGTTCTTACTCCCCAAGCCCGCCCGAGTACCGTCGCTCGCGCTCTAGAAGCTACGAGAGGCGCCCTCCTCGGCACAGCCAAGATGGGCACTTGTCATCGAGAAGGAGTCGTGAGAGGCGGTCGTCCTCGCGCAGGCGGTCTTCCTCACGTAGGCGGTCCTCTTCGCGCAGGCGGTCTATTTCACAGAGCCACCACGATAGGCGCTTGTCACCAAAGAGAAGCCGTGAAAGACGTCCATCCCCTAAAAGGAGCCATGAAGAGAGCGCCGCTCCGCGGAAGAGCCAGCAGACATCAGTCAAGGCAGAGAGACTCGCAAAGAAGCTTCTGGAATCATCAG CTGTCCAGTCGCTGTCAAAGCAGTCTGACTTGGAGACTATGGTGAAAACTCTGGCCCCCGCCTTGTTGGCGGAATTGGCAAAGATGAAGTCGACTCCTTCAACCGCCACTGTCACATCGAcagcctcctcctcttctgcaGCCAACAAAAAGTCAGTGGTAGCGAAAACCACCTCTGGCCTGCAGAAAGCTTCGGCTGCCAATACCAAG TCTGTGAAAGCCTCCGTCCCAACCTTTGTGACGCTCGAATTAGTTCAACGTTCTCTCACCTACGACGACATTGTTGCTGCTGTCGAGCAGTATGGAAAAACCAAATCAGTCGTCCTTTTTCGCGCCAAAAATCAG GCAATTGTGTGTTATGAGAAAAAGGAAGATGCAGATAAATTGAGGAACTCGAGGAACCTCAAAATAAAAGGACATCCCGTCTCAATTCTGAAAGATACG ATTGCTGCCACGACGACAAAGGACCATCCTCAGAA AACTCCACCTGCACCATCCAAAGTCTCTAAGACGCAAACATCAAAAAGTGCCTCTGCCACACCTGCTGCTCAAGGCAAAGCAAAGAATGCCCCGGGCAAGCAGATCAGCAAGCCTGTGAAAAAAGTTGTTCCAGTGAAGGCCAAGATAAAACCCACCTGCAAGGTCACCAGGGAAGCACAAAAAGCTCAAACAAGTACAGTGAATTCACCAGGTGGCCCTGCTGCAAAGAAGATGGATACCGAAGACAAGCAGCACAGTGTGGTCAAGGGAAAAGAAGCACCACAACCAGCAAAGGTGAAAGTACGTCCGCAGCAAGCAGTGGCTGACAGCAAGCTGCTGCCTACGGAAGACCTAAGTGACTTGCAAGCTCCGCCCAAGCAAGAGTGTACCGAGCCCATGGAAGTAGACCCTAGTTTAGCGACCGAGGAGCAGAACCATCAGACTGTTGGGCTTCAAGTGGAACCCGCAGGAGGGCCAGTGCCTGCCCAAGTCGATTCATCTGCCAAACACCCACGTGAACTTGAAAGCACAGCTGTGCAACAACAAG CTAAGACAGAGGCAGCAGTCGTAGAGGATGCAACCCCCCCACAGGGTTCTGAAGCAGTACTGGCAGAGCATGCAGCGCCCCCATGCGGATCGAACCAAGCAGCCATAGAGGCCGTGGTACCCTCATGCGGCTCGGATGCAGCACTGGCGGAGACCTCATCCCAACGTTGTTCTGAAGAATCATTGAACGAGGATGCGGGTTCCTCACGTAATGCCGAGGCAACAGTGAAGAAGGATGCGGTGCCCCCACGTGGCTTAGATGCAGCAGTGAAGGTGGATGCAGCGCCCCCGTGTGGCTCGAGCACAGAGGTGAAGAAGGATACAGCGCCACAGTGCGGCTCCAGTGCAACGGTGAAGAAGGATGGGCCTCCCATGTGCGGTTCCGACTCAGCAGTGAAGATGGATGTGGCGCCCCTGTGTGGTTCCGATGCAGCGGCAAAGAAGGATGCGGCACCCACGCATGCCACCGAGTCCGCAGTGAAGGAGGATGCTGCGCCCAAGCACGGCTCCAATGGAGCAGTGAAGAAGGATGCGGTGCCCCCTTGTGGTTCCGATGCAGCAGTAAAAAAGAATATGGCACCCCAATGCGGCTCTAATTCAGCATCAAAGAAAGATTCCGCAGCCTCGTGTGAATCCAGTGCTATAGTTAAGGACAATCCAGCTCTCCAGAGTGGCTCCAATGCACAAGTGAAGAAGGAAGCGGTGCCCCCTTGTGGATTGGACGCACCAGTGAAGAGTGCGGCGCCCCCCTGTGGTTCCGGTGCAGCAGTAAAAAAGGACGTGACACCGCAAAGCGGCTCCAGTGCAGCATCAAAGAAAGATTCGGCGGCCTCGCGTGAATCCGGTGCAATAGTTAAGGACAATCCAGCGCCGCAGAGCGGATCCAATTCAGACGTGAAAAAGGGTGCGGCGCCCCCATGTGGTTCGGACACAGCAGTAAAAAAGGATGTGGCACCCCATTGCAGCTCCAGTGCAGCATCAAAGAAAGATTCGGCGGCCTCGGGTGAATCCGGTGCAACTGTGAAGGACAGTGTGACGCCCTCAGTCATCTCAGACGAAACAGCAAAGAAGGATGTGACACCCCAGTTCGTCTCCGACAAAATAGTAAAGAAGGATGCAGCGACCCAGAGTGGCTCCAATGCAGCAGTGAAGACGGATGCAGCGCTCCCGTGCAGTTCCGACACAGCACTGAAGATGCGTGCGACGCCCCCATGTGGTTCTGAAGCAGCAGTAGAAAAGAATGTGGTACCCCAATGTGGCTCCAACACGGTAGCAAAGAAGGATGCGGCGATCTCGTGTGAATCCGATGCAACAGGTAAGAACCATGCGGCGCCCCCGTGTGGCTCAGGCGCCGCAGCAAAGGAGGATGCAACGACCTCGCTCGAATCTGAACCAGTAGTGAAGAAGGAGGCGGGACACTCACATGGCTCGAATACAGCAGCAAAGGGGGATGTGGCGCCCCCGCGTGGCTCAGGCGCAGTGGCGAAGGGGAATGCGCCGCCCTCGCAGAAGTGTAACACAGCAGCAAAGAAGGATGCAGCGCCCCCATCCGGTTATGATGCATCTTCAGGGCTCACCATTGGAGAGAGAATGAAAGAACATTTGTTAGAAGACAGAATCG CGTGCTTCAAAACCAAAACCTGCTTCATGCAAAAA TTTTTGTCAATGGGTAAGCACCAGCTGTTGATTACCAACCTGCCCGAGAATGAGCACAGCTACTGCGAGCGAGACGTTATCGATGTGATCAAGCCGTTTGGATTCAACAACGTTGATGAGGACATCTACATATTCCCTCAAACAAAAATG GCATTTGTTCAAATGATGAGACCCCAGTCTGCACGCGATGCATTGAAAGCTGGCTCAAACGGAAAATTAACTCTCAAAGGCTTTAAGCAGAAGTTGAAAGTGCGCGTCCTGGGAGGATGTGTCGCCATGTGGCCG GCTGGCTTCTATAAGTCTGTGATGCAGCTGATGAAATAT GAAACGGGGAACCACCCACCGAGAACCATCTATATCAAAAACATTGGGCCGAGCGAGGCTGCCAGCGTCAGAGAAGCTTTGAGGAAAATCGGCGGTGTCAAAAACTTCATGCCACTCCTTAACAGG atctttGTAGAATTCGAGTCTCTCATCGATGCTGATCGCTTCGGTGTTTGGTACTTTCTCCACAATAAGTCCCCTACCTATCAGCTCCATAGGTTGGCCGTGGATAACATTGATCGCCCTTCACTAC CACCAAAACATCCTGAAAACGCCATGCCAGACAGCAGTGTGGCGTTTGCCGGGGCTGCCGTTCTGACATATAAATATGGCATTCCGCAAAACACCTGTTCCCCATTTTACCTGACCATGAGGACAGTACCCTACTTGTTTCCAACCATTTCCCCCTGGTTCGTCATTCCAC AGTTCCTGACTGTCAGCGAGGAAACCAACATTTACGAGGCCCAGCTTAGCGGCGCGGCAGCGGTGCGAACGATAATGTTGACAGGCTTGCCTCAAGACCATTACAAGCACGAGGATGTGACACAGCTTCTGCGTCCATATTTAACCAGGAAGGACCTTGAGTCACTGTACTCGGATGTGAACGTGCTGCCGCTCCAGAGGAGG GCCTTTGTGAAATTCAATGACTGGAACACGTGTTGCCGCTTCGTCCGCAGTCACTTACGAAAGAGGCTGTCGGTGGGCGGCTTCAAAATCTCGGTGCACTTTGTCCTGCAGCACATTTTCTCTGACCGCAAAGAG GAGAACATTTATGCATCGCTGCTGGGGCTGAGCAACTCA TTCGTTGGAGAGGTGGAGTCGCTGGCTGAGCGCCTGATTTGCGTGGAGATCTCGGAGACCCGAAGAGACACCATAAGCTTTGTTCTACATTTGGTCTCGTCTCATGCCACTTTTGTCAACTACCTCCCTCTGGCCCACCGG ATATACATCGAGATGGCTGATTCTGCAGGGGTTGCGTGTGTGGTGGAGAAATCCAAAGATTTTAAACCACGTTCTCAGAGAGACTGCAACGCTTG GGTTCCAGTTAAATATTTTGCCAG cATAAAGAACCTGAAACGACACCTTGACAATCCAAAGGTGAATCTTAAGAAGGAAAACAGCGTTGAGGCCGCTCCGTCGACCGCCCCACCGGCCACGTGTCCGCCCACTGTGCTATCAGCATCTCCCGCCGCTCCATCAGCTGATTCTGGACAACCCGCCAAACCCGCATCAGCGCCACAGGGTGAAGAAATGGCAGATAAAGACGACGGCACAAAAGCGGCATGTTCGATTGCTGAGGAGGCCACGGCTGTTCCTGAGGTTCATGACGATAAAGAGAACATTTCGTTAAAGGATGAAACGCTGTCAGCTTCAACCTCTGGTGGCAATGAGACCCTTGCTGTTGGCAATAACAATATAACAGCTAAAGAAGATATTAAAGAAGAAGCTCCCCCCGTTATAGAGGAAACGCTTGTGAAAAGTGATGATGGCTTG GAAACCTTCGACATGGATGAATTTGTCACAGTTGATGAAGTTGGCGACCTGGAGGACAGCACCAGCGAGGCCCCCTCTCGATCCAAGAGACCTTCTTCCCACACTGAACCACTTCCTGCTTCCAAACGGACAAAAGCAACGGCCTCACAAGAGTCCAAGGGCTCTGCACCCACCTCGTCCAGGAGCACCAGAAGCTCATCCAGAAGAACCCGCTCTTCTGGTACCAAGTCTGCACCCCCTACAAGGACCACCCCAAAAAGAAGCCACAAAGAGGCGAAGAATACACATGAGAGAGGTCAAACTTTACCTCCCACTGAAGACAAATTGGTGACAGTGGCCAGCGAGGAAAGTTATCAGGTGTTGGATAGTGTTGGCGAGGACCAAAAATCTCTCCCGGACGAAGCCAGCCACAAGACGCCAGATGTCTCTGGAGATGGCGGTGCTGAGCCCAAAGCCGCTCCGGATCAAGACAGCGTCGGCCCAGTTGAAAAAAATGTAGAGGAAGAGCAGACACAAGCCGTTTCTACACCGAAAGTTGACGAGCAGGAAAACAGAGAACAAAATGAAGTGACAAATGTGGAGGAGGAAGATGTTAACAAAGAAGCGATggcagaatcctgccaaacaaACAAGGACGCTGTTGAGGAGCCACCTTCAGCTGACATTGATAAACAAGAGACCTCTGGTGCCAACCTAGGTAAAGAAGACACTACGGCCTCAGGACAAGAGGAAGAAGCAGAAGCATACCAGGTGATTGATTCTGTGGAAGCTTCCGCTGAGAACGATCGTAGGGTCCCAGAAGCGCGTGAGACACGCGCTTCTTCAAGAGCCCTCAGGGGGAAAGTGCGCACATCTTCAAAGAAGCAGGAGATGTATGTCGTGGTGGATTCGTTACAAGATGGACAGTCCAGTAGCACAACAGCTGCAGGTAGGAGGCGGAGCACCAGAGGAAAAACACAAGAGCCGAGCACCAAAATGCCTGCGACGGATGAGCCCACTTTCCACATTATAGATTCTGTGGAAGATGAAACAGGCGTCACCGCGAGAGCCAccagaggaaaaaggggaaggcCGACTAAGAAAGACGCATCTTGTGAGAACAGAGCTCAAGAAGAAAAGGATGCCACGAGGAAAACTCCTTCGAGAACGTCGCATGAAAGCGCGAGGGAAAAAACACCGATCAGGGTTGAGGCCATTATCAAAGAGGAGCCCATCTATCAAGTCCTGGACCAGGTGAATGTGCTTCCAGCTACCAGACAAAGAGGAAGAAAGGGAAGACCTAAGAAAGAGGTTAAAAGGATGAAAGTGGAAGAAAATGACACAGTtgatgaagaagaagcagcGACATTCCAAGTCGTAGACTCTGTGGAAGACGAGACTGGCCAGGATCTGCTATCTACTGAGCACGCGCGGTGtcgtccaaaaaaggaagatgTGACTGACGTGACATCTCCTGTAAAAccagaggatgaggaggaagccACATATCAAGTGGTTGATTCTTTGGAGGAAGATCCGGCTGAAGAAGAAAAGAGTGCCACGGACGTTTGTGGCCCGGTGAACACGGACGAACAACAGACTGAATGCGGAGATGAAGCATCAAAATCTGAAAAGGAACAGGAGGCTGACGTGAAAGACGACGAGCCTTCCCAAACGAAGTCCGGGACACCGCACGGAAAGGAAGATGACACTCTGCCTGAAGCGAGCGCTCTCGTACTGGACCAAGTGAGCGACGAAGAGGAAGACTTCTCCGACGATGTCGCCGAGAAGCCAGCGGAGCCAAAGGGGCGAGCCGAAAAGGAAGGACGAAGGACGAAGAGTCAGCGGCAGGAGTGGAACAGGTCCAGAAGATCGCGGACCAGAAGACGAGAGGATAAGGAAGAGCTGGTAACGCTGGATCAAGTGGTCATGGAGGAGGCCGGCAAGGAGCCAGCGCCGGGCAGCGACGCTTCGGAGGGGGAGCTCGCTCTGGTGACTGTGGATGAGCTTGTGCTGGAGCAGGAAGAGGCAACCGGGCAGCACCCGCCCGGAGAGGGCGACCAATCAGAGGAATGTCTGAACCCTGAG ACTCTTCTGACTTTAGATGAGATTggtgatgaggatgaagatgggaAAAGTGAAGCTGTGCAGACCTCTCAGTCTACCAAACGCAAACATGGCGACGACACGG AGGACAACACAACCTTGGTGACACTGGACCAGGTGGGACACGTTGAAGAGGACGTCGTGAGTTGCGGAATTGAGAAGCGACATCGATCCGCTTCTG AGAGCATTTCCACCGGAGCGAACCCAGACGAGACCGAGGCAGCGACCTCATGTGATGCTTCCCAGCCGCCGAACATCCACCTGGAGGCagaggaggcagaggaggaagagaaggaagagaaggcagaggaggaagaggaggaggagaaggcagaggaggaggagaaggcagaggaggaggagaaggcagaggaggagaagaaggcagaggaggagaagaaggcagaggaggaagagaaggcagaggaggaagagaaggcagaggaggaagagaaggcagaggaggaagagaaggCAGAGGAGGACAAGAAggcagaggaggaagagaagaaaCCAAcgggggaggaagaggaggaggcaaaAGGGGAGGAGGAGAAAGAGCAACCTGCATTTGCTGAGGAGCCTGTGCAAAGTTCACTGCAAAAACTGG